Proteins encoded by one window of Filimonas effusa:
- a CDS encoding 50S ribosomal protein L25 → MKTITIEGQLRTDFGKKATRQLRSQELVPAVIYGGAKEINFSAPAKAFKPLVYTGEFQLAEIKLDGKAYRCVLKDLQFDKVTDELIHLDLLELVEDKKVIATLPLKFVGTSVGVKAGGKLITKMKALKVKTLPKYLKENIEVDITTLELNANIRVQDVKAENMEVMNSPRIPVASVVMTRQLKQEEAAAAKEDKKK, encoded by the coding sequence ATGAAAACAATTACAATCGAAGGACAACTGAGGACCGATTTTGGCAAAAAAGCCACCCGCCAGCTTCGCTCTCAGGAACTCGTGCCTGCTGTAATTTACGGGGGTGCCAAGGAGATCAACTTCTCCGCTCCGGCCAAGGCTTTTAAACCATTGGTGTACACAGGTGAATTCCAGCTTGCTGAAATCAAGCTGGATGGAAAAGCTTACAGATGCGTACTGAAAGACCTGCAGTTTGACAAGGTTACAGACGAACTGATCCACCTTGACTTGCTGGAACTGGTAGAAGATAAAAAAGTTATCGCTACGCTGCCTCTGAAGTTTGTAGGTACTTCAGTGGGTGTTAAAGCCGGTGGTAAACTAATCACCAAAATGAAAGCGCTGAAGGTAAAAACTTTACCTAAGTATCTGAAAGAGAACATTGAGGTTGACATCACTACCCTGGAACTGAATGCCAACATTCGTGTTCAGGATGTGAAAGCAGAAAACATGGAGGTGATGAACTCTCCACGTATTCCTGTTGCTTCTGTAGTTATGACACGTCAGCTGAAACAAGAAGAAGCTGCTGCGGCGAAAGAAGACAAGAAGAAGTAA
- a CDS encoding sensor histidine kinase has translation MYAASTFAFVNRLISSGTHSDMPLDEVKRTKLTNICVLSCMPVTTFFLIVNLLKQYYTLGFINLAILAGGATILYINYQRRYYLARLLLLIVSNIIFTVSSILYHNGGEHFLLLTIILAVILYNNKWFIYIFSGITAIAYIWVYIEKSRSPIITNVGGTRAIINLAMMLLLFIISLNYFKQQHLHHQQVIEKKNKALYDQKIQLLAQKDALEENNQMLGELNRTKEKLFSIIAHDMRSPLGSLRGSLDLLQQRMISAAEFEQIAAILIQQVDDLQASQENLLQWSRSQLTGISVKEQLVSLRKLAEEKTAFLQPQAVKKDILIRIDITDQALVKADMDHCSLILRNLLTNAIKFSPVGGLIIVSSQAHKNFVCLSISDQGIGISQAQLDLLNSGSVNVSTRGTSNEKGTGLGLLLCKEFLEKNGGRLEITANHPKGSVVSFLLPIAS, from the coding sequence TTGTACGCTGCATCAACTTTTGCTTTTGTCAACCGACTTATCTCTTCCGGTACCCATTCGGATATGCCTTTGGATGAGGTAAAAAGAACAAAACTTACCAATATCTGTGTGCTTAGTTGCATGCCGGTAACCACCTTTTTCCTGATAGTTAACCTGCTTAAACAATACTACACACTCGGCTTTATCAATCTCGCCATCCTAGCCGGTGGTGCTACAATATTATATATCAACTACCAGCGCCGCTACTACCTGGCCCGGTTACTGTTGCTGATAGTCAGTAACATCATTTTTACCGTAAGCAGTATCCTGTATCACAATGGTGGCGAGCATTTCCTGCTCTTAACCATCATCCTTGCCGTCATTCTGTATAATAATAAATGGTTCATCTACATCTTCAGCGGCATCACAGCCATTGCCTACATCTGGGTATATATCGAAAAAAGCCGCTCCCCCATTATAACCAATGTAGGCGGAACAAGAGCCATCATCAACCTTGCAATGATGCTGCTCCTTTTCATTATCAGTCTTAACTATTTTAAACAGCAGCACCTGCACCACCAGCAGGTAATAGAAAAAAAGAACAAAGCCCTCTACGATCAAAAAATACAACTCCTCGCACAAAAAGATGCCCTGGAAGAAAATAACCAGATGCTGGGAGAATTGAACCGTACCAAAGAAAAACTTTTTTCAATCATAGCCCACGACATGCGATCGCCTCTCGGCAGCCTGCGTGGATCACTCGACCTACTGCAGCAGCGCATGATCTCTGCCGCCGAGTTCGAACAAATAGCAGCCATCCTCATCCAACAGGTCGACGACCTGCAGGCCAGCCAGGAAAACCTTTTGCAATGGAGCCGGTCGCAGCTCACCGGCATTTCAGTTAAAGAACAACTGGTCTCCCTGCGGAAACTGGCCGAAGAAAAAACAGCCTTCCTCCAGCCACAGGCCGTTAAAAAGGACATCTTAATTCGCATCGACATTACCGATCAGGCACTCGTAAAAGCAGATATGGATCATTGCAGCCTTATTCTAAGAAATCTGTTAACCAATGCCATCAAATTCAGCCCCGTAGGAGGACTCATTATAGTAAGCAGCCAGGCCCATAAAAACTTTGTGTGCCTTTCCATCTCCGATCAGGGCATCGGTATATCGCAGGCACAGCTCGATCTGCTGAATTCCGGATCTGTAAATGTCTCAACCAGGGGCACCTCCAATGAAAAAGGAACAGGGTTAGGACTTTTACTCTGCAAAGAATTTCTTGAAAAAAACGGCGGCCGCCTCGAAATTACCGCCAACCATCCCAAAGGCAGCGTAGTTAGCTTCCTGTTGCCCATAGCCAGTTGA